The following are encoded in a window of Manihot esculenta cultivar AM560-2 chromosome 8, M.esculenta_v8, whole genome shotgun sequence genomic DNA:
- the LOC110620486 gene encoding protein SCARECROW, translating into MSASELFSENGRDADLNGSCSNNNRNNSSKGEEPIIGIQGKGKMVRKRMACEMMEVQTADQNQRCYRRISGGGGTTDSLPEDNIIGCTSSLTNIINPNQNQNQNQNPNPNPYPVLNYSTMTVLPSSTNLTSMTSGGSVSVSLCGFLSSTGTTNFSSNDFLSSSSQLQAPAVCGFSGLPLFPSERDRQRNAAVPVVLSTSSTTGGGGAAAAAAAAATAITMDDASATAWIDGIIKDLIHSSANVSIPQLIQNVREIIFPCNPSLASLLEYRLRSLAEPIPNYPVDRRRKEALPHRDYSNQVQASSGLTLNLENVNSYTSLPDSTAAVATASPVVNQYSSWGTTPSLVCQGNNQQLHHQLQLLHDEQQQQESPSSTSVTPPLLALNQGHPQQQEYEKSSSAETEQVANTGIATTPTSVAAAGISSREKKEELRQQKRDEEGLHLLTLLLQCAEAVSADNFEEANKILLEISELSTPYGTSAQRVAAYFSEAMSARLVNSCLGIYATLPSVPLSHTQKMASAFQVFNGISPFVKFSHFTANQAIQEAFEREDRVHIIDLDIMQGLQWPGLFHILASRPSGPPYVRLTGLGTSMETLEATGKRLSDFAQKLGLPFEFFPVAEKVGNLDPEKLNVSKREAVAVHWLQHSLYDVTGSDTNTLWLLQRLAPKVVTVVEQDLSHAGSFLGRFVEAIHYYSALFDSLGASYGEESEERHVVEQQLLSREIRNVLAVGGPSRSGELKFHNWRDKLQQSGFKGISLAGNAATQATLLLGMFPSDGYTLVEDNGALKLGWKDLCLLTASAWRPFHGITANATAIATTSIHNQYHLQRFATV; encoded by the exons ATGAGTGCGTCTGAGTTGTTTTCTGAAAATGGTAGGGATGCTGATTTGAATGGAAGCTGCAGCAACAACAATAGAAATAACAGCAGCAAAGGAGAAGAACCCATAATAGGAATCCAAGGGAAAGGAAAGATGGTGAGAAAGAGGATGGCCTGTGAGATGATGGAGGTGCAAACAGCAGACCAAAACCAGAGATGTTATCGGAGGATTAGTGGTGGTGGTGGCACCACCGATTCTCTCCCAGAAGACAATATTATTGGCTGCACCTCTTCTTTGACTAATATTATTAACCCTAAccaaaaccaaaaccaaaaccaaaaTCCAAACCCGAACCCATACCCAGTGCTCAACTACTCCACTATGACTGTGCTACCTTCTTCCACCAACTTGACATCCATGACGTCAGGAGGGTCTGTGTCTGTATCTTTGTGTGGGTTTCTATCTTCAACAGGGACAACCAACTTTTCTTCAAATGACTTCCTCTCATCATCATCTCAGCTCCAGGCCCCAGCCGTTTGTGGCTTCTCTGGTCTACCCTTGTTCCCTTCTGAGAGAGATAGACAACGAAACGCTGCTGTTCCCGTCGTCCTTAGTACTTCCAGTAcaactggtggtggtggtgctgctgctgctgctgctgctgctgctactGCTATTACCATGGACGACGCCTCCGCCACCGCCTGGATTGATGGCATCATTAAGGACCTAATCCATAGCTCCGCCAACGTTTCCATTCCTCAGCTTATTCAGAATGTAAGGGAGATTATATTCCCTTGCAACCCCAGTCTCGCTTCCCTTCTCGAGTACAGACTCCGTTCCCTAGCTGAGCCGATACCAAATTATCCGGTGGATAGGAGGAGGAAGGAAGCTCTGCCTCATAGGGACTACAGTAATCAAGTGCAAGCCTCTTCTGGACTCACTCTCAATCTTGAAAATGTCAATAGTTACACTTCGTTACCGGATTCTACTGCAGCTGTGGCTACGGCGTCTCCTGTAGTCAATCAATATTCCAGCTGGGGAACCACGCCATCGCTGGTCTGCCAAGGTAACAACCAGCAGCTACACCATCAACTTCAGCTTCTTCATGATGAGCAACAGCAACAAGAAAGCCCCTCTTCTACTTCGGTAACACCACCTCTTCTTGCATTGAATCAAGGGCATCCACAACAGCAAGAATATGAAAAATCTTCATCAGCGGAAACAGAACAAGTAGCCAACACCGGAATAGCAACGACACCAACGTCAGTAGCTGCTGCTGGTATTAGCTCCAGGGAGAAGAAGGAAGAGTTAAGGCAGCAGAAGAGGGACGAAGAAGGTTTGCACCTTCTAACCTTACTTCTCCAATGTGCGGAGGCAGTCTCGGCGGATAATTTCGAGGAGGCAAACAAGATATTATTAGAGATCTCGGAGCTCTCCACGCCTTACGGGACGTCGGCACAGAGGGTGGCAGCTTATTTCTCTGAGGCAATGTCCGCGAGGCTGGTGAATTCTTGCTTGGGCATATACGCGACGTTACCGTCAGTGCCGCTTAGCCACACCCAAAAGATGGCCTCAGCGTTTCAAGTGTTTAACGGAATCAGCCCTTTCGTAAAGTTCTCTCATTTCACGGCAAATCAGGCGATACAAGAAGCGTTCGAGAGGGAGGACAGGGTGCACATAATAGATCTAGACATCATGCAAGGGTTGCAATGGCCGGGGCTATTTCACATTCTAGCATCAAGACCCAGTGGACCTCCATATGTACGTCTTACAGGGCTTGGGACATCCATGGAAACTCTGGAGGCAACTGGGAAGCGTTTGTCTGATTTTGCCCAGAAACTAGGCCTCCCTTTTGAATTCTTTCCGGTGGCGGAAAAAGTTGGAAATTTAGACCCAGAAAAGCTAAATGTCAGCAAGAGGGAGGCCGTGGCGGTGCACTGGTTGCAGCACTCCCTCTACGACGTCACTGGTTCCGACACCAATACGCTCTGGTTGTTGCAGAG ATTGGCACCGAAAGTGGTGACAGTAGTAGAACAGGACCTGAGCCATGCGGGATCATTTCTGGGCAGGTTCGTGGAGGCCATACACTACTACTCGGCGCTGTTCGACTCATTAGGAGCAAGCTACGGGGAGGAGAGTGAGGAGAGACATGTGGTGGAGCAACAGTTGCTGTCTAGAGAAATACGTAATGTGTTGGCTGTTGGAGGGCCTTCGCGAAGCGGAGAATTGAAGTTTCACAATTGGAGGGACAAGCTACAACAATCTGGGTTCAAAGGCATATCTCTAGCCGGAAATGCAGCCACTCAGGCCACTCTACTCCTCGGCATGTTCCCCTCCGATGGCTACACCTTGGTGGAAGACAACGGAGCTCTCAAGCTTGGTTGGAAGGATCTTTGCTTGCTTACTGCTTCGGCTTGGAGGCCATTTCATGGAATCACCGCCAATGCAACGGCTATAGCAACAACCAGCATCCATAATCAATACCATCTTCAGCGATTTGCTACTGTGTAG